The following are encoded in a window of Acropora muricata isolate sample 2 chromosome 6, ASM3666990v1, whole genome shotgun sequence genomic DNA:
- the LOC136920982 gene encoding eukaryotic translation initiation factor 3 subunit M-like has translation MAKYANYFQLVVLDLETEFRDESHIKNGLTKMLVKEVLRILSVDQKRFGLHFNCDSIPARNESRASYSDENALEVKDDAKNCIVSLLGQPNVFVLDFLLTLPPVAALQGEVIHELLNIFVSGRLSDYVEFYEKNKDFVDSCDMFLLSMITMILSRQESGRGKKGGKKHYEKFDCSNERAVKIFTSFVKVVQTYLFFHYICCCSSAIHRTFGANQWQELRNHLEDWRQSLTSVRNSMHSVVPRVDA, from the exons ATGgcgaaatatgcaaattatttccaacttgTGGTTCTTGACTTGGAAACGGAATTTCGGGATGAATCTCACATAAAGAATGGTCTGACAAAGATGTTAGTAAAGGAGGTCCTTCGCAT TTTAAGTGTAGATCAAAAACGTTTTGGGTTGCACTTTAATTGCGACTCCATTCCCGCGAGGAACGAGTCACGAGCCTCATATTCAGATGAGAACGCCTTAGAGGTTAAAGATGATGCAAAGAACTGCATAGTGAGCCTACTAGGACAGCCTAATGTTTTTGTCTTAGATTTCCTGCTGACGCTTCCACCGGTAGCTGCTCTGCAAGGAGAAGTCATTCATGAG CTTCTTAACATCTTTGTTTCTGGTCGCTTGTCTGACTACGTGGAATTTTATGAAAAGAACAAAGATTTTGTGGATTCTTGTGATATGTTTTTGCTTTCCATGATAACAATGATCCTTT CAAGGCAAGAATCAGGGAGGGGAAAGAAGGGAGGCAAGAAACACTATGAAAAGTTCGACTGCAGCAATGAAAGAGCGGTTAAGATTTTCACGAGTTTTGTTAAAGTGGTACAGACTTATCTGTTTTTTCATTATATTTGTTGTTGCAGCTCTGCTATACATAGAACATTTGGCGCGAATCAGTGGCAAGAACTGCGCAATCACTTGGAGGATTGGCGGCAAAGTCTTACGAGTGTGCGCAATAGCATGCACTCTGTTGTACCTCGTGTTGATGCTTAG